The Neisseria subflava genomic interval GAACAGTTGAACGCTGATTTTTTGGCGTTCGGTGTAGGGTTTGAGTGATTTTTTAACCGCCGCCAAAGTTTTAATCTGGTCGTTTTTAGACAGCTTGTCTGCTTTTGATAGCAGGATATGCACGGGGCGGCCGGTGATGTGGAAAAAGTCCAGCATTTGAATGTCTAAAGCTTTGAGCGGATGGCGCGAGTCCATAATCAAAATCAGGCCGATCAGTTGGCGGCGTTGTTGCAGGTAGTCGCCCAAGAGTTTGACCCAGTGCGTACGGATGGCCTCCGGTACTTGCGCGTAGCCGTAGCCGGGCAAATCGACCATGAAATTGCCGTTTTCCAGTTCAAAGAAATTGATGTGTTGGGTGCGTCCCGGTGTTTTGGAAACGTAGGCAAGGCGCACATGATTGGTTAAAGTATTGATGGCACTGGATTTTCCTGCATTGCTTCGGCCGACAAAGGCAATCTCGGCCGGCGTGTCGGGCAGGTCTTTCAGATGGTTGACCGTTGTAAAGAATTTGGCGTTTTGAAAAAGATTCATCAGTATTTCCTTGCATGGAAACAAAACTGCAACATCATAATTTGTATCGGGCATTTATGTTGCAGCAGTTTGGTAATTTGAGTAGTAATTTAATGTAAACTTGGTATAGAATAGCACGTTTATAGAATTATCGGTTTTAATCGGGAAAATTCCCCGGTATTTGAGTATAAAAAAGGCATTGACGCGGTACGCAATGCTGTAATCAGGAGCACTCCATGAAACGATTGACTTTATTGGCCTTGGTATTGGCTGCCGGTGCGGTTTCCGCTGCCCCTAAAGCAGATGCTGAAAAAGGCAAACAGGTAGCGACTACTATCTGTGCGGCGTGTCACGCAGCCGATGGTAACAGCGGTATCGCAACTTATCCTAAACTGGCAGGTCAGTTCGCGGCCTACACCTACGGCCAAACCATGGCCATCAAAGACGGTACCCGTACCCACGGTGCTGCCGGTGTGATGAAACCGATGGTGATGAACTTGTCCGAACAAGACATCCGCGACGCTGCCGCCTACTACGCCAAACAACAAGGTAAACCGGGCGAAGCCAATCCTAAAGAAAACCCAGAGCTGGGCGCGAAAATCTATCGCGGCGGCCTGAGCGCTAAAAAACTGCCGGCATGTATGTCTTGCCACGGTCCTAGCGGCGCAGGTATCCCTGGCGGCGGTACTGAAATCCAAGCCTATCCTCGTCTGGGCGGCCAACACAAAGCTTACGTTGTCGAGCAAATGAAAGCTTACCAATCCGGCCAACGCAAAAACGCCATCATGGCCGATATTGCCAACCGCCTGAGCGAAGAAGAGTTGAACGCAGTAGCCAACTTCATCCAAGGTTTGCACTAATTTCGTTTTGAAACGAGCTTATTGATACAGGCCGTCTGAAAACTCTTCAGACGGCCTTAGCCAATATAGGCCGATAAGCCTGATTGTTTTTTTCAAATAGCGACAGCAAGATTTTTACTACAATATGCAGTATTCTTCCTTTCGCATCATAACGTCATTGCAGTCCGTTCCATCGATCGGG includes:
- the yihA gene encoding ribosome biogenesis GTP-binding protein YihA/YsxC; amino-acid sequence: MNLFQNAKFFTTVNHLKDLPDTPAEIAFVGRSNAGKSSAINTLTNHVRLAYVSKTPGRTQHINFFELENGNFMVDLPGYGYAQVPEAIRTHWVKLLGDYLQQRRQLIGLILIMDSRHPLKALDIQMLDFFHITGRPVHILLSKADKLSKNDQIKTLAAVKKSLKPYTERQKISVQLFSSLKKQGMDEVNQVVGSWFDAHREEIENHSGEASPE
- a CDS encoding c-type cytochrome, whose amino-acid sequence is MKRLTLLALVLAAGAVSAAPKADAEKGKQVATTICAACHAADGNSGIATYPKLAGQFAAYTYGQTMAIKDGTRTHGAAGVMKPMVMNLSEQDIRDAAAYYAKQQGKPGEANPKENPELGAKIYRGGLSAKKLPACMSCHGPSGAGIPGGGTEIQAYPRLGGQHKAYVVEQMKAYQSGQRKNAIMADIANRLSEEELNAVANFIQGLH